Proteins co-encoded in one Siniperca chuatsi isolate FFG_IHB_CAS linkage group LG11, ASM2008510v1, whole genome shotgun sequence genomic window:
- the col21a1 gene encoding collagen alpha-1(XXI) chain codes for MGYKATSMHCVLRCLCFMLLHLFSAAQDEDIRSCRTAPCDLVFILDGSWSVEDVNFEIVKRWLVNITTSFNIGQKFTQVGVVQYSDDPVLEIPLGKYSSNKDLIKAMESIEYMGGNTRTGAAIKFATDKLFGLSERGPSGISRIAVVLTDGKSQDEVLKAAEAARKKGVILFAIGVGSETEDAELRDIANKPFSTYVFSVEDYKAISRIIQVIRQKLCEETVCPARIPIDSRDEKGFDILLHLNLAKKTKKTQGAFYGTKAYEVTSRVDLSEATRTLFPDGLPPSYVFVATLRYKGSVAKEEWDVWRIQTRDGKPQMAVTLNGLDRTVMFTTTSEAPSGTQTVTFSQQTARLFDEKWHQLRLLVTEEDVTLYVDDLEIETLSLEPPVGIFINGKTQVGKYVRKETTVPFEIQKLRIYCDPEQNTRETACEIPGVCSNSPDYSEPTQEPCVCPPGPPGLPGIKGEQGNTGKPGQPGPVGADGKPGIPGSRGSPGVPGPPGVEGPRGPDGYKGEQGRPGVSGERGMPGLPGSPGQPGEKGSVGSPGITGLMGKAGQVGEKGSMGASGPPGYPGEPGLPGRDGKDGFAGRPGQKGEAGASGIPGADGREGHPGMPGLPGIAGLNGQKGEAGLPGPRGFKGLTGPPGEMGLPGAPGLKGPTGSKGNKGESGNPGVKGTPGPVGSAGEPGRAGQPGHPGMPGLKGSKGQRGNPGERGEMGMNGEKGEHGRPGEHGSTGPMGLKGEKGTAGDPGQRGQEGQVGRPGQSGQSGPPGPRGLQGDTGPPGPPGPEGRSASEMSDNHIRQICREILQSELPLLLLGNQQSSCTRCHSRPGSPGPPGATGSQGLRGLPGISGSRGQPGHPGRPGRPGINGLKGEPGFDGEKGSPGRTTIGDQGPPGPPGPMGPQGYSKPGPPGKPGPPGLNGAEGKSGNPGIPGQPGVCDPSMCYGSMMRRDPYSKGPNY; via the exons ATGGGTTACAAAGCGACATCCATGCATTGTGTCTTAAGATGCCTGTGCTTCATGCTTCTCCATTTGTTTAGTGCAGCTCAAGATGAAGACATAAGAA GTTGTAGGACTGCACCATGTGATTTGGTCTTTATTCTAGACGGCTCGTGGAGTGTTGAAGATGTCAATTTTGAAATAGTAAAGCGATGGCTTGTCAACATAACAACAAGCTTCAACATTGGACAGAAGTTTACGCAGGTTGGAGTTGTGCAGTACAGCGATGACCCTGTTTTAGAAATACCTCTGGGGAAGTACTCCTCTAACAAAGACCTCATCAAAGCGATGGAGTCCATTGAGTACATGGGGGGAAACACAAGGACAGGGGCAGCCATTAAATTTGCTACAGACAAACTGTTTGGCCTGTCTGAGCGTGGCCCGTCAGGCATTTCCAGAATTGCTGTTGTCCTCACAGATGGGAAGTCTCAAGATGAGGTTttgaaagcagcagaggcagcaaGGAAAAAAGGAGTCATTCTGTTTGCAATAGGTGTTGGGTCAGAGACAGAAGACGCTGAGTTGAGGGACATTGCAAACAAGCCATTTTCAACTTACGTCTTCTCTGTTGAGGACTACAAAGCTATTTCCAGGATCATACAGGTCATACGACAGAAATTGTGTGAAG AGACGGTTTGTCCAGCAAGAATTCCTATAGATTCCCGTGATGAGAAGGGTTTTGATATTCTGTTGCATTTAAATTtggctaaaaaaacaaagaaaacacaagggGCATTTTACGGCACCAAGGCCTATGAAGTGACATCTCGTGTCGACTTGAGTGAAGCCACTCG GACCCTTTTTCCTGATGGGCTGCCTCCATCATATGTTTTTGTGGCCACACTGAGGTATAAAGGATCAGTGGCAAAGGAGGAGTGGGACGTGTGGAGAATACAGACGCGCGATGGCAAACCTCAGATGGCGGTGACTCTAAATGGACTGGACCGCACCGTTATGTTCACCACAACCAGTGAAGCACCAAGTGGAACTCAAACGgttacattttcacaacagacaGCACGG CTGTTTGATGAGAAATGGCACCAGCTGCGGCTGCTGGTCACTGAAGAGGATGTTACTCTTTATGTTGATGACCTGGAAATTGAAACCCTATCCTTGGAGCCCCCTGTCGGGATTTTCATCAATGGAAAAACCCAAGTTGGAAAATATGTCAGAAAGGAAACAACAGTGCCA tttgaaaTTCAGAAACTTCGCATTTACTGTGACCCTGAGCAGAATACCAGAGAGACTGCATGTGAAATACCTGGAGTT TGCTCCAACAGTCCTGATTACAGTGAACCAACTCAAGAACCTTGTGTTtgccctcctggaccccctggaCTTCCAGGAATAAAG GGAGAACAAGGAAACACTGGCAAACCTGGTCAGCCTGGACCTGTTGGTGCTGATGGTAAGCCT ggTATCCCTGGCAGTAGAGGAAGCCCAGGAGTGCCAGGTCCACCAGGCGTAGAG GGTCCACGTGGGCCGGATGGGTACAAAGGCGAGCAAGGGAGGCCTGGTGTTTCG GGTGAGAGGGGTATGCCTGGATTACCAGGATCGCCTGGACAACCAGGAGAGAAG GGCTCAGTAGGATCCCCAGGAATCACAGGGTTAATGGGAAAAGCTGGTCAAGTG GGAGAAAAAGGAAGTATGGGAGCTTCTGGGCCACCCGGTTATCCAGGAGAACCT GGCCTACCTGGGAGAGATGGAAAGGATGGCTTTGCAGGGAGACCTGGTCAAaag GGAGAAGCTGGGGCTAGTGGTATTCCTGGTGCTGATGGAAGGGAAGGCCATCCT GGAATGCCTGGATTGCCAGGAATTGCAGGCCTGAATGGACAAAAG GGGGAAGCTGGTTTGCCAGGACCCAGGGGCTTCAAAGGATTGACTGGACCTCCT GGTGAGATGGGTTTACCTGGTGCACCTGGTTTAAAAGGACCAACTGGATCCAAG GGGAATAAGGGCGAAAGTGGGAATCCAGGTGTAAAAGGAACACCAGGGCCTGTG GGAAGTGCAGGAGAACCAGGAAGAGCAGGTCAGCCAGGGCACCCTGGTATGCCAGGCCTGAAGGGCAGCAAG gGACAAAGAGGAAATCCAGGTGAAAGGGGAGAGATG GGAATGAACGGTGAAAAAGGAGAGCATGGTCGACCAGGGGAACAT GGCTCCACTGGTCCAATGGGACTAAAAGGAGAG AAAGGGACAGCAGGGGATCCGGGGCAGAGAGGTCAAGAAGGTCAAGTGGGACGGCCTGGACAGTCGGGTCAGTCAGGCCCACCTGGCCCCCGAGGGCTGCAGGGGGACACAGGTCCACCTGGCCCACCTGGACCTGAAGGAAGATCT GCAAGTGAAATGTCGGACAATCACATTCGGCAAATCTGCAGAGAGATTCTTCAGT CTGAACTGCCTTTATTGTTGCTGGGCAACCAGCAGAGTAGCTGTACCAGATGTCATAGCCGGCCTGGATCTCCTGGTCCTCCAGGAGCAACTGGGTCCCAGGGACTAAGGGGCCTTCCTGGAATTAGTGGCTCCAGGGGACAGCCGGGCCACCCTGGTCGACCAGGGCGCCCTGGTATTAATGGGCTGAAAG GAGAACCAGGTTTTGACGGTGAGAAGGGGAGCCCTGGTCGAACCACCATTGGAGACCAAGGGCCACCCGGGCCTCCAG GTCCAATGGGTCCCCAAGGGTACAGTAAGCCAGGTCCTCCAGGTAAGCCTGGACCCCCTGGTCTAAACGGAGCAGAGGGCAAAAGTGGTAATCCTGGCATCCCTGGTCAGCCTGGGGTGTGTGATCCATCCATGTGCTATGGTAGCATGATGCGGCGGGATCCTTACAGCAAAGGGCCAAACTATTGA